The Pseudomonas alkylphenolica genomic sequence TGCCTTGCAGCTCCAACAGGGTGTTGATCGCATCCTTGGCACTGCGCGCGGTGTGGCACTCGATCCCGAGGCTGCGCAGGGTGTGCACTGATTGTTGCAGGGCGACCTGGCTGTCATCGACCACCAGGATATTGGTGGCGGCTAGCAGCGACGCATCATCCGCGCTCAACTCGCTGGTGAGCACTTCGTGAGCAGGCGGGGCGATGCCATGGATGACTTTTTCGATGTCGAGCACCTGCACCAGGGTGTTGTCGACCCGGGTGACGCCGGTGATGAACGACTTGCTGCCCGAGCCATAGGGCGGCGGTTTGATGTCGGTGCTCAGGCAATGCACGATCTTGCTCACCGCCTGCACATGCAGGCCCTGCTTGGAGCGGCTGATGTCGGTGACGATCAGGCAGCCGCCCTGGGGATCTTCCAGCGGCCGTTCGCCAATGGCCCGGGACAGGTCGATCACCGACAGCGAGTTGCCACGCAGGGTGGCCACGCCTTTGACGTGGGGGTGCGACTCCGGCAGTTTGGTCAGCGGCGGGCAGGGAATGATTTCACTGACCTTGAGCAGGTTGATCGCCATCAGCTTGCCACTGCGCAGAGTGAACAGCAGCAACGACAGCGAGTCCGCGCGGGCATTTTGCGAGGCCATAGGCACCTTCAGGACAGATTGAAATGGGGAGATGCCGGGTTATCGACCCGCCAGTCCGTGGCTTTAATCGCTTGCACAAATCAGCGTAGACCCAGGCGCTTGGCCAGGCGACCGAGATTGGCGCGGTCCAGGCCCAGTTCGCGGGCGCTGCTGGCCCAGTTGTGCTGATGACGCTCAAGGCAGGCCTGGATCAGCTGGCGCTGGTAATCATCGAGGGCCTGGCGCAGGTCGCCGCCAGGCAGGGGCACTTCGGCAGGTAGCGGTGCCTGGCTGTGATTGGCTACAGGCTCGACAGGTCTCAGGTCCAGGTCGGCAGCATCCAGGGTCAGAATCTTCGGGCGCTGGCGATGCTGGCCGAGGGCCTTGAGCGCCGAGCGGCCGATCAGGTGCTCCAGTTCACGCACGTTGCCCGGCCAGTCGTAGGCCAGCAGCGCGGCCTGAGCTTCAGCGCTCAGGCGCAGGCTGCCCAGGCCCATGCGCGAGCGATTCTGTTCGAGAAAGTAGCCGCTGAGTAGCAGCACATCGCGCCCACGTTCGCGCAGCGGCGGCACCAGCAGCGGGTAGACACTCAGACGGTGATAGAAGTCGGCGCGATAACGTCCGCTGCGTACTTCATCGGCCAGGTCGCGGTTGGTGGCGGCGATCAGACGTACGTCGACGCGGTGTTCCTGGTCTGAGCCCAGTCGCTGCAATTGCCCGCTCTGCAGCACGCGCAACAGCTTGGCCTGTACCGTCAGCGACAGCTCGCCGACTTCGTCGAGAAACAGCGTACCGCCGTTGGCCAGTTCGAACTTGCCGCGGCGTTCACCGACGGCGCCGGTAAAGGCGCCGCGCACATGGCCGAACAGCTCGCTTTCTACCAGGGTGTCGGGCAAGGCTGCGCAGTTGAGGCTGATCATCGGCTTGTCGGCACGGCTTGAGGATTGGTGAATGGCTTGGGCCACCAGTTCTTTGCCGACCCCGGTTTCACCGGTGATCAGCACGGTCAGGTCGCTGCTGCCGACCAGCTGGATTTCCTCCAGCAGGCGTTTGTGCGTTTTACTCTGACCAATCATTTCCTTGTGCTGCTGGCCGCTGGCCTGGCGATACACTTCGGCGCGTTCATGCTCATCCTCGGCGCGCAACGCCAGGCGCTCGATGCGCTCGGCGACGTTGACCGTGGCTTCTGCCAGGCTGGCGAAGGCCTGCAGGGCATCGAGTTCGACCTGCTGGAACTGCTCCGGGTCCAGCGCATCGAGAGTGATCAGGCCCCAGGGCTGCTCATCGACGTACAGCGGGCAGCCCATGCAGTCGTGGACTTCCAGGTGCTGGTGCAGGCCTTCGACCAGGCCGTCGTAAGGGTCGGGCAGCTCGCTGTCGCTGGCAAAGCGGGTGGGTGCGCTGTTACCGAGAATCGCCTCGAAGCGCGGATGTTCGTTGACCTTGAAGCGCCGCCCAAGGGTGTCGGTGCTCAAGCCATCGACCGCCAGCGGCACCAGCCAGTCACCGTCCAGGCGCAGCAGTGCGGCAGCGTCGCAGGGCAACAGGCTGCGCATGGCTTCGAGCAGGCGTCGGTAGCGTTCGCGCTCGGGCAGGTCGCGGGCCAGGTCGCTGACCAGCGGCAGTAGGGCGGTGAGCAGGGATTTTGCGGTCATAAAGACTCCTGTTGGTCTTATTGACTATATTGCATTCCTGGTCTTTATGACTCTGTAAAATATAACTCATTGATTTATAAGGATTTTAAAGTTGGCATGGAAACTGAATTAGCCAAGGCATTCATCAAGAAGCCACAGGCTCAGGAGTCATCCATGCTCAATGCCCAGGATCGTGCAATCGTCAAAGCCACTGTTCCCCTGCTGGAAAGCGGCGGTGAGGCGCTGACCACTCACTTCTACAAACTGATGCTCAGCGAATACCCGGAAGTGCGTCCGCTGTTCAACCAGGCGCACCAGGCCAGCGGCGACCAGCCTCGGGCCCTGGCCAACGGTGTACTGATGTATGCCCGGCACATCGACCAGCTCGAACAGCTCGGTGGTCTGGTCGGCCAGATCATCAACAAGCATGTGGCCTTGCAGATCCTTCCGGAACATTACCCGATCGTCGGTAGCTGCCTGTTGCGCGCCATTGAAGAAGTGCTCGGCAAGGAAATCGCCACCCCTGAGGTGATTGCTGCGTGGGGCGCCGCTTACCAGCAACTGGCCGATATCCTCATCGGTGCCGAAGGCGACATCTATGCCCAGAAAGCCGCCGCTCCGGGTGGCTGGCGTGGTGCGCGCGACTTCAAACTGGTGCAGCGCGTCGACGAAAGCAGCGAGATCGTTTCCTTCTACTTCGCTCCGCTCGATGGTGGTGCGATTCTCAGCGCCGAACCCGGTCAGTACATCGGCCTGCAGTTGTTCATCGACGGCGTGGAACAGCGCCGCAACTATTCGTTGTCGGCCCTGAGCAATGCCGGTCAGTACCGCATCAGCGTCAAGCGCGAGGCCGGTGGCAAGGTTTCCAACTACCTGCACGAGCAACTGGCCGTGGGCGACACCATCAAGCTGTTCCCGCCATCGGGCGAGTTCACCTTGAGTGCCAGCGACAAGCCGCTGGTGCTGATCAGCGGCGGCGTCGGCATCACCCCGACCCTGCCGATGCTGGAAGCGGCGCTGGAAAGCGGTCGTCTGGTGCACTTTATCCACTGCGCACGCAACGGTGCGGTGCACGCGTTCCGTGACTGGGTCGATGGTCTGGCGGCGCGTTACCCGCAGGTCAAACGCTTCTACTGCTATGCCGAAGACGATGGTGTCAGTGAACCTGCCGATGCCGTTGGCCTGCTGACGGCCGACCAGTTGAACGAATGGCTGCCTCAGGAGCGCGACCTGGATGCCTACTTCCTCGGCCCGAAAGGCTTCATGGCCACGGTCAAGGGGCACCTCAAGGGCCTCGGCGTTCCTGAGAAGCAGAGCCGCTACGAGTTCTTCGGCCCGGCTTCGGCACTGGAATAACACGGTTTTTCCAACCTACGGTTGAAAGCACAAGGCACAGCCAGCGATGGCTGTGCCTTGCGGCGTTTGGTCGCCTTCTCAAACACAGCCCCTGGCCTTTTTACTGCATGCAGAAAAAGCGTCATGCGCGTGGCGCATCATCCTCCCAGCCGTATCAAGGAAAGCGAAATCGTGAACATCAAATGGGCAGACAAACTGCGCAAAGGCCTGCATGGCTCGGCGGACTCGCTGGGCAACCTCTGCGTCGAAGCATTTCACTACCTGGCCCTGTTCGGCATCGGTGCGATCACTGCCTATGCGGCGGTGGCGACCTTCATCGATATGCTCGGCAAGGGCGGTGTCAGCGTCGATGGCATCCTGCTGCTGTTCATCTACCTCGAGCTGGGGGCGATGGTGGGGATCTACTTCAAGACCAACCACATGCCGATCCGCTTCCTGCTCTATGTGGCGATCACCGCACTGACGCGTCTGCTGATCGGCGATGTCTCGCACCATAAAGCGCCGGATGTCGGCTTGTTGTACGTGTGTGGCGGCATCCTGCTGTTGGCGTTTGCGATTCTGGTGGTGCGTTATGCGTCTTACCAGTACCCGTCGACCAAGGCTATCGATGCGAGCGGCAAAGAGATCGAAGAAAGTAAATAACATCCGTTGGGATGGCGGTCTGTGGGAGCGGGCTTGCCCCGCGATGCGATGTGACTGCAACACTGCAATCGCGGGGCAAGCCCGCTCCCACCGGGTCTGGTTTCAAGGCAGTTGTTGCAATAAAAAAGGCGAGCCCACCGGGCTCGCCTTTTTACCGTCTGCGTTATGTCATTCAGCTAATACTGCGAGCTTGCTCGTTCTCCAGAAATTCTTCCTGTAGCAAACCGTCGTTCTGGGCACCGTCAACGCTTTGCTGGGTAACCGCGCGTTTGCTGCGCAGCTTGCCGTAGAAGTGCTCCAGGGCGTGGTTGAGCTTGATCGCGGCACCCTCGACAGCCTGGTCGAGCGATGCAGATTTGTGGCTTACGGAAATCGGTTGATGGCCTTTTGGGCGTGCCTCCATCTGGCAGCGTTTGTCGTGCGGACCTGGCTTGTCGCCATTCTCGTCGCGCAGGTGGACCTCGACGCGGGTGAGGTCTTCATCAAATCGTTCGAGCGTGCTTTCTACGGTGCTGCGGACCCACTCTTCCAGTCGAATGTTGCCTTGAATATGGTTGTCGCTATTGACTTGGATTTGCATAGTTCAATCCCTTATTCAGCTAGCTCGCAAGAGAATCGATGGGGCCTTTGCGGCCTGTGGAAACCATCGCCTCTTGACTACAAGGTCAGGCACTTGGCGCAACATTTCAAGTCCTTTTGAAAGATAAATTTCTTGTTGCAAAAAGCCCGGCTTCGGCCGGGCTTTTGCATGCGCTGGATCAAAACGCGACGGAGGTCTGCAGGTATACCGTACGAGGTTCACCGACATACTTGCCCTTGTTGTTGTCATCGTAGGAGCGCGTGAAGTACTGGTGATTGAAGATGTTCTTCACCCCAACGGCGACGTTCAGGTTCGACAGTTGCGGGCCG encodes the following:
- a CDS encoding chemotaxis protein is translated as MASQNARADSLSLLLFTLRSGKLMAINLLKVSEIIPCPPLTKLPESHPHVKGVATLRGNSLSVIDLSRAIGERPLEDPQGGCLIVTDISRSKQGLHVQAVSKIVHCLSTDIKPPPYGSGSKSFITGVTRVDNTLVQVLDIEKVIHGIAPPAHEVLTSELSADDASLLAATNILVVDDSQVALQQSVHTLRSLGIECHTARSAKDAINTLLELQGTEQEINVVVSDIEMSEMDGYAFTRTLRDTPDFKHLYVLLHTSLDSAMNSEKARLAGANAVLTKFSSPDLTDCLIVAARAVAFAEG
- the norR gene encoding nitric oxide reductase transcriptional regulator NorR: MTAKSLLTALLPLVSDLARDLPERERYRRLLEAMRSLLPCDAAALLRLDGDWLVPLAVDGLSTDTLGRRFKVNEHPRFEAILGNSAPTRFASDSELPDPYDGLVEGLHQHLEVHDCMGCPLYVDEQPWGLITLDALDPEQFQQVELDALQAFASLAEATVNVAERIERLALRAEDEHERAEVYRQASGQQHKEMIGQSKTHKRLLEEIQLVGSSDLTVLITGETGVGKELVAQAIHQSSSRADKPMISLNCAALPDTLVESELFGHVRGAFTGAVGERRGKFELANGGTLFLDEVGELSLTVQAKLLRVLQSGQLQRLGSDQEHRVDVRLIAATNRDLADEVRSGRYRADFYHRLSVYPLLVPPLRERGRDVLLLSGYFLEQNRSRMGLGSLRLSAEAQAALLAYDWPGNVRELEHLIGRSALKALGQHRQRPKILTLDAADLDLRPVEPVANHSQAPLPAEVPLPGGDLRQALDDYQRQLIQACLERHQHNWASSARELGLDRANLGRLAKRLGLR
- the hmpA gene encoding NO-inducible flavohemoprotein, translated to MLNAQDRAIVKATVPLLESGGEALTTHFYKLMLSEYPEVRPLFNQAHQASGDQPRALANGVLMYARHIDQLEQLGGLVGQIINKHVALQILPEHYPIVGSCLLRAIEEVLGKEIATPEVIAAWGAAYQQLADILIGAEGDIYAQKAAAPGGWRGARDFKLVQRVDESSEIVSFYFAPLDGGAILSAEPGQYIGLQLFIDGVEQRRNYSLSALSNAGQYRISVKREAGGKVSNYLHEQLAVGDTIKLFPPSGEFTLSASDKPLVLISGGVGITPTLPMLEAALESGRLVHFIHCARNGAVHAFRDWVDGLAARYPQVKRFYCYAEDDGVSEPADAVGLLTADQLNEWLPQERDLDAYFLGPKGFMATVKGHLKGLGVPEKQSRYEFFGPASALE
- a CDS encoding phosphate-starvation-inducible protein PsiE, translating into MNIKWADKLRKGLHGSADSLGNLCVEAFHYLALFGIGAITAYAAVATFIDMLGKGGVSVDGILLLFIYLELGAMVGIYFKTNHMPIRFLLYVAITALTRLLIGDVSHHKAPDVGLLYVCGGILLLAFAILVVRYASYQYPSTKAIDASGKEIEESK
- a CDS encoding HPF/RaiA family ribosome-associated protein, which gives rise to MQIQVNSDNHIQGNIRLEEWVRSTVESTLERFDEDLTRVEVHLRDENGDKPGPHDKRCQMEARPKGHQPISVSHKSASLDQAVEGAAIKLNHALEHFYGKLRSKRAVTQQSVDGAQNDGLLQEEFLENEQARSIS